A genomic window from Salvia miltiorrhiza cultivar Shanhuang (shh) chromosome 5, IMPLAD_Smil_shh, whole genome shotgun sequence includes:
- the LOC130986734 gene encoding serine hydroxymethyltransferase 4-like: MDPVSEWGNTPLSVVDPDIHDLIEKEKRRQCRGIELIASENFTSFAVIEALGSALTNKYSEGMPGNRYYGGNEFIDEIENLTRSRALHAYRLDPTKWGVNVQPYSGSPANFAAYTAVLNPHDRIMGLDLPSGGHLTHGYYTSGGKKISATSIYFESLPYKVDPKTGYIDYDRLEEKALDFRPRMIICGGSAYPRDWDYKRFREVADKVGALLLCDMAHISGLVAAQEAADPFEYCDIVTTTTHKSLRGPRAGMIFYRKGPKPPKKGQPEDAVYDFEDKINFAVFPSLQGGPHNHQIGALAVALKQASSPAFKAYAKQVRANAVAVGNYLMSKGYNLVTGGTENHLVLWDLRPLGLTGNKVEKLCDLCNITVNKNAVFGDSSALSPGGVRIGTPAMTSRGLVEKDFEQIAEFLHRAVSITLKIQKEHGKLLKDFNKGLVNNKEIEELKADVEKFSSSFDMPGFKMSEMKYKD; encoded by the exons ATGGATCCAGTTTCCGAGTGGGGCAACACCCCGCTTTCCGTGGTGGATCCCGACATCCACGACCTGATCGAGAAGGAGAAGCGTCGTCAATGCCGCGGCATCGAGCTGATCGCGTCGGAGAACTTCACCTCGTTCGCGGTGATCGAGGCCCTCGGCAGCGCCCTCACCAACAAGTACTCCGAGGGCATGCCCGGCAACCGCTACTACGGCGGCAACGAGTTCATCGATGAGATCGAGAACCTCACCCGCTCCCGCGCCCTCCACGCCTACCGCCTCGACCCCACCAAGTGGGGCGTCAACGTCCAGCCCTACAGCGGCTCCCCCGCCAATTTCGCCGCCTACACCGCCGTCCTCAACCCCCACGACCGCATCATGGGCCTCGACCTCCCCTCCGGCGGCCATCTCACCCACGGCTACTACACCTCCGGCGGCAAGAAGATCAGCGCCACCTCCATCTACTTCGAGAGTCTCCCCTACAAGGTCGACCCTAAGACCGGCTACATTGATTACGACCGCCTCGAGGAGAAGGCCCTCGATTTCAGACCCCGAATGATCATCTGCGGCGGGAGTGCTTATCCCAGGGATTGGGATTACAAGAGGTTTAGGGAAGTTGCCGATAAGGTCGGGGCTCTCTTGCTCTGCGATATGGCGCATATTAGTGGCCTCGTTGCTGCTCAG GAAGCGGCCGATCCTTTCGAGTACTGCGACATAGTCACAACTACCACTCACAAGAGCTTGAGGGGTCCCAGAGCTGGCATGATCTTCTACAGAAAGGGTCCAAAGCCACCCAAGAAGGGCCAGCCGGAAGATGCTGTATATGATTTCGAGGACAAGATAAATTTTGCTGTGTTTCCCTCCCTTCAGGGAGGTCCACACAATCATCAGATTGGTGCTCTTGCTGTGGCCTTGAAACAGGCATCGTCCCCTGCGTTCAAGGCATATGCTAAGCAAGTTAGGGCCAATGCAGTTGCTGTAGGCAACTATCTTATGAGCAAGGGATACAATCTTGTCACTGGTGGAACGGAGAACCACTTGGTTCTGTGGGATCTTCGCCCTCTTGGATTGACAG GGAACAAGGTTGAAAAGCTCTGCGACCTGTGCAACATTACTGTCAACAAGAATGCTGTGTTTGGTGACAGCAGTGCATTATCCCCTGGAGGGGTTCGCATCG GTACTCCCGCCATGACCTCTAGAGGTTTGGTTGAGAAAGACTTTGAGCAGATTGCCGAATTCCTGCATAGGGCTGTGTCCATCACATTGAAGATCCAGAAAGAGCATGGTAAGCTATTGAAGGACTTCAACAAGGGCCTTGTTAACAACAAAGAGATCGAAGAACTCAAGGCCGATGTTGAGAAATTCTCGTCCTCATTTGACATGCCGGGGTTCAAGATGTCTGAGATGAAGTACAAGGACTAA
- the LOC131025655 gene encoding uncharacterized protein LOC131025655 has product MSDINKREFSELALDGGNYLTWALDVEIYLASCDLSDAIVPDSSCSSAQKAKALIFLRHHLNKDLKNEYLTEKDPVVLWQSLKDRFDQQKAIILPQAQYDWLNLRFQDFKSVIEYNSTLHRIVSQLKLCKQEVTEIDLIEKTLSTFHASNLVLQQQYRAKNYTRHSELISALLVAEKHNQLLMRNHNARPVGSQAVPEAHATTYRGGRGRGRGKANWSQRGGRGWSHRGGRGRGRGRGYNHIARFRSHGKGFHKTSHPQEASTSQQTPEIQQTCYRCGCDGHWSRTCRTAKHLVEAYQMLQKNKKGKKIRSEIHHASLPEANLEFNADDDDLMQLDLEDYGDQK; this is encoded by the coding sequence ATGTCTGACATCAACAAAAGAGAATTCTCCGAGCTTGCTCTTGATGGTGGTAACTATTTGACTTGGGCTTTGGATGTTGAAATATACCTCGCCTCATGTGATCTGAGCGACGCTATAGTTCCAGATTCTTCATGTAGCTCCGCCCAGAAGGCGAAAGCTTTGATTTTCTTGCGTCATCATCTGAATAAGGACTTAAAAAATGAGTACCTTACTGAAAAGGACCCTGTTGTACTATGGCAATCCCTGAAGGATCgctttgatcaacaaaaggccATTATTCTCCCTCAGGCACAATATGATTGGCTGAATTTACGCTTTCAGGATTTCAAGTCCGTGATTGAGTACAATTCTACCTTACACCGTATTGTGTCACAGCTGAAACTCTGTAAACAAGAAGTTACAGAGATTGATTTGATAGAGAAGACTCTATCTACTTTTCATGCCAGTAACCTTGTACTCCAGCAGCAGTACAGAGCCAAGAATTATACTAGGCATTCTGAACTCATTTCTGCTTTACTTGTAGCAGAGAAACATAATCAGCTTTTGATGAGAAACCACAATGCAAGACCAGTTGGTTCACAAGCAGTGCCTGAAGCACATGCTACCACTTATAGAGGTGGTCGAGGGAGAGGCCGAGGAAAAGCGAATTGGTCCCAACGTGGTGGACGAGGTTGGTCCCATAGAGGAGGTCGAGGTCGAGGTCGAGGTCGTGGATACAATCATATTGCTAGATTCCGAAGTCATGGAAAAGGATTTCATAAGACATCACATCCACAAGAAGCAAGTACATCTCAGCAAACTCCAGAAATACAACAAACTTGTTACAGGTGTGGGTGCGATGGTCATTGGAGTCGTACATGTCGCACCGCCAAGCACCTCGTTGAAGCATATCAAATGTTGCAAAAGAACAAGAAAGGCAAGAAAATTCGAAGTGAAATACATCATGCCAGTTTGCCTGAAGCAAATTTGGAGTTtaatgccgatgatgatgatttaaTGCAACTTGATCTTGAAGATTATGGAGATCAAAAGTAA